ATGGACCTAGCGCGTAACAGGACTCAGTCAATGTATGGGGGGGAACTGCTAGCGGTTCCCATTGGCGGCTTTCTGACGCAGAATATGCAAAGTTGCCAGATGAGCTCCCTGATTTTGACCCAACTGCTGCTGGCGATACAGCTATGACAGATAGCACTCAAGACTATCCGCCTATTGTCTGGCCACGCAGCGAGCGGGTTGGCAGTACTCGATGCGTATCTAACGACTTCACCTCCTTCAAACAAGGCTCGAGACTTTCGCCTTGAGCTGCTGAAACTAACGCTATCAATGCAAAATGCATATGAAGTCTATCGGCAAACAAGACAACTATGAGGAAGTAGCGCCAGAAGCGTCAGCAATGATAGAATCAATGCGGGCGTATGGTTATACGCTTGCTACCGCAATTGCCGACGTTATCGATAACAGCATTGCGGCGGGAGCTAAGTCCGTCTGGCTCGAGGCTCGTTGGGCGGGCCGGGATTCATGGTTCACCATCGCTGACGATGGAGTCGGGATGAGCGAGACGGAGCTGCGAGATGCAATGCGACTCGGCAGCAAAAACCCTCGCCTTGAGCGTGACCCAGTTGACCTCGGGCGCTTTGGCTTGGGATTGAAAACCGCAAGCTTGAGTCAGTGTCGCCGTCTCACCGTTTTTTCTAGGCAGAATGGGTCATCGATCCAAGTCCGGCGCTGGGACCTTGACCACCTCGCCAGAGCTGAAGTGGCGGGTTGGCAATTGCTTTGCACACCACATCACGACTCAAAGGCAGATGTCTCGCAGATTGACAAGCAGCCGTCGGGCACGATCGTTCTTTGGGAGGTGCTTGACCGGATCGTCCAAGACGCTGACTCTGGAAACGAACGCGTCCGCTCTCACTTTTTACGAGTGGTCGCTGAAGTCGAACAGCACCTTTCCATGGTTTTTCACCGCTACCTGGATGCACCCCGGCCCCGACTTCAAATCGTGCTCAACGGCAACGAGGTCGAACCATGGGATCCGTTTCTGGAGGCACATCGAGCAACCCAAACGACCCCAGAGGAATTCATCCACCTCCCTGGCCACGCCCTGAATATCTCAGTTCGTGGTTATGTTTTGCCCCATAAAGACAAGCTCAGTGCCGAGGCCTCCAAGAAGGCATCGGGGCCTGAAGGCTGGAATGCACAGCAGGGCTTCTATCTTTATCGCAACGAACGGCTGATCGTCGCGGGTAGTTGGCTTGGCCTTGGCGGATTGCGCCCTTGGACGAAGGAAGAGCACTACAAGCTCGCCAGGATCCGGCTCGACATCCCAAACTCCATGGACCACCTATGGCACCTCGATGTGAAAAAGGCTCACGCAACACCGCCACCGCAGATTCGGGAGCGTTTGACTGGGCTCGCCCAGGGAGTTCGCGAGAGTGCACGGTCTGTGTTCGCGCATCGTGGGCGGTACGGAACTCGAACCAGGAAGGAGGAGATCCATCGTCCATGGAAGC
This genomic window from Cyanobium sp. Tous-M-B4 contains:
- a CDS encoding ATP-binding protein, encoding MKSIGKQDNYEEVAPEASAMIESMRAYGYTLATAIADVIDNSIAAGAKSVWLEARWAGRDSWFTIADDGVGMSETELRDAMRLGSKNPRLERDPVDLGRFGLGLKTASLSQCRRLTVFSRQNGSSIQVRRWDLDHLARAEVAGWQLLCTPHHDSKADVSQIDKQPSGTIVLWEVLDRIVQDADSGNERVRSHFLRVVAEVEQHLSMVFHRYLDAPRPRLQIVLNGNEVEPWDPFLEAHRATQTTPEEFIHLPGHALNISVRGYVLPHKDKLSAEASKKASGPEGWNAQQGFYLYRNERLIVAGSWLGLGGLRPWTKEEHYKLARIRLDIPNSMDHLWHLDVKKAHATPPPQIRERLTGLAQGVRESARSVFAHRGRYGTRTRKEEIHRPWKPDKRGGRVIYKIDRSHPVVRAVLAEAGTKSPGLEAMLRIIEETVPVQQIWLDVTESPQDVAAPFHGAQSNERRIVISTAYDAVRRNLGLTHEKTVERLSSWEEFSDDETLAILASLKS